The Citrifermentans bemidjiense Bem genome window below encodes:
- a CDS encoding M48 family metalloprotease, which translates to MKRTSVWALLVTMFTLSGCGFVGSKVARFTTDFEVLPSDNRILYERGAEALAEEAARQLPQMMKAVESRQFGRFKEPVKVYAFAGTKSFARYAGVPEVVKGAGLGSEVYLSGQLLGKMNEVRGMLGHELSHVQMSQALGTMTYNRSLPRWFREGLAIYVADGGGATSVNEAEAKEQFLRGIHFTPETEGALLNLTLPGSKGLEPRIFYRQSGMLVQYMAGRYPTQFETLVKGLQEGKPFEAEFAAAFNVKVYEMLQTFIGTLRAA; encoded by the coding sequence ATGAAAAGAACGTCTGTGTGGGCCTTGCTCGTGACGATGTTTACTCTGAGCGGCTGTGGATTCGTGGGGAGCAAGGTAGCCAGATTCACCACTGACTTTGAAGTCCTTCCTTCCGACAATCGTATTCTCTATGAAAGAGGAGCCGAGGCTCTCGCCGAGGAAGCGGCCAGACAGTTGCCCCAGATGATGAAGGCGGTTGAGTCAAGGCAATTCGGCAGATTTAAAGAGCCCGTAAAAGTCTATGCCTTTGCCGGTACCAAGAGCTTTGCCAGATATGCCGGCGTTCCAGAAGTAGTAAAAGGGGCGGGTTTGGGGAGCGAGGTTTATCTTTCGGGCCAGCTGCTGGGCAAGATGAATGAGGTTCGCGGAATGCTTGGGCACGAGCTTTCCCATGTTCAGATGTCGCAGGCGCTCGGCACCATGACCTACAATCGCAGCCTGCCTCGCTGGTTTCGCGAGGGGCTCGCCATATACGTCGCAGATGGCGGCGGCGCCACTTCTGTCAACGAAGCTGAAGCGAAAGAGCAGTTTCTGAGAGGGATCCACTTCACGCCGGAGACGGAAGGGGCTCTGTTAAATCTCACCCTCCCAGGTTCGAAAGGGTTGGAACCTAGGATCTTTTACCGCCAAAGCGGCATGTTGGTCCAATACATGGCCGGCAGGTATCCGACGCAGTTTGAAACGCTAGTGAAAGGGTTGCAGGAAGGTAAACCGTTCGAAGCAGAGTTTGCTGCTGCCTTCAACGTCAAGGTGTATGAAATGCTACAAACATTTATTGGCACATTGCGAGCAGCATGA
- the modC gene encoding molybdenum ABC transporter ATP-binding protein — MDIRISVEKRLGDFSLQADVAMAGERIGIFGPSGSGKSTLVGFLAGLQQPDRGEISVDGDSLFSSSKRINVPPEQRRIAIVFQQHCLFPHLDVKTNLLYGYRRCKPEHRSIDFDALVEVLNLRDLLRRGISNLSGGEKQRVALGRALLSNPRLLLMDEPLSALDDTLRFQIIPYLKRVSEQLRIPYLFISHSLVETRLMADQVVVVSGGAIVAQTTSEQLARSRMDLSPVGYINLLKLTRRRRANDLYAYRWGAGELLISAGSEQHEALFELSSKDIILCKKHPEVISARNLLQCTVTSTFISGNKVGVELASGEGRLVAEVVNQAADELDIGVGSELYAAIKASAFRRRG, encoded by the coding sequence ATGGATATCAGGATTTCCGTAGAGAAACGGCTCGGAGACTTCTCTTTGCAGGCCGATGTGGCGATGGCAGGTGAGCGTATAGGCATTTTCGGTCCGTCGGGTAGCGGCAAGTCAACCTTGGTCGGATTTCTGGCCGGGTTGCAGCAGCCGGATCGGGGGGAAATCAGCGTCGATGGGGACTCCCTTTTCAGCAGCAGCAAAAGGATCAATGTTCCGCCGGAACAACGGAGGATCGCCATTGTATTTCAGCAACATTGTCTCTTCCCCCACCTGGATGTGAAGACTAATTTGCTGTATGGATACCGGCGCTGCAAACCGGAACATCGCAGCATAGATTTCGATGCACTGGTAGAGGTACTCAACCTGCGGGATCTACTGAGGCGCGGCATCAGCAACCTCTCCGGTGGCGAGAAACAGCGGGTAGCGCTTGGGCGGGCTCTGCTTTCCAATCCCCGGCTTCTGCTGATGGACGAGCCTTTGTCTGCGCTTGACGATACTCTCAGGTTTCAGATTATTCCCTATCTCAAGAGAGTCAGTGAGCAGTTGCGGATTCCTTATCTCTTCATCTCGCATTCTCTTGTGGAAACGCGGCTCATGGCGGATCAGGTTGTTGTCGTATCGGGCGGTGCGATCGTCGCACAGACGACGTCCGAGCAACTTGCCCGGTCCCGTATGGATCTTAGTCCGGTAGGCTACATCAATCTGCTGAAACTCACCCGCCGCCGTAGGGCAAATGACCTGTACGCTTACAGATGGGGCGCAGGCGAACTTCTTATCTCCGCAGGCAGTGAGCAGCATGAGGCACTCTTCGAACTTTCATCCAAGGACATCATCTTGTGCAAGAAGCACCCCGAGGTAATCAGCGCGCGGAATCTGCTGCAATGCACGGTGACCAGTACTTTTATCTCTGGGAACAAGGTAGGGGTGGAACTGGCGAGCGGCGAAGGTCGATTGGTTGCAGAGGTTGTGAACCAGGCAGCAGACGAACTGGATATTGGTGTCGGCAGCGAGCTTTATGCGGCAATCAAGGCTTCCGCTTTTCGCAGAAGGGGCTAG
- the modB gene encoding molybdate ABC transporter permease subunit: protein MLALTSTDYDAIRLSIKVAAAAMAVSLPFGVAFAYLLTFRDFKGKVLLEVVVNLPLTLPPVVIGYLLLLLLGKNGWLGSLLDAAGIRLIFTWKAAVIASACVGFPLLVRSIRIGMESIDIQLIQASRTLGATWHDTLVTVILPLSLHGIIAGSSLMFARSLGEFGATIIVAGNIPGVTQTIPLAIYDYASSPTSEDLALSLCAVSIAISVLVLFSHEVFGKKLARRR from the coding sequence ATGCTCGCGCTGACAAGCACAGATTACGATGCCATACGGCTCTCCATAAAGGTGGCTGCGGCGGCTATGGCCGTATCGCTTCCCTTTGGGGTTGCCTTTGCCTACCTGCTTACCTTTCGCGATTTCAAGGGGAAAGTGTTGCTTGAAGTGGTGGTTAACCTGCCGTTAACGCTGCCTCCTGTGGTAATAGGCTATTTACTTCTTCTGCTGCTGGGCAAGAACGGGTGGCTCGGTTCGCTACTGGATGCAGCCGGGATCCGGCTCATCTTCACCTGGAAGGCTGCGGTTATTGCATCTGCTTGTGTCGGGTTCCCTCTGTTGGTCAGGTCCATCAGGATCGGGATGGAGTCAATTGACATTCAACTGATTCAGGCGTCGCGAACTCTAGGCGCCACGTGGCATGACACCCTAGTTACCGTAATTCTGCCGCTTTCTTTGCACGGGATCATAGCCGGTTCGTCCCTCATGTTTGCCCGCAGTCTTGGAGAATTCGGCGCGACTATCATTGTGGCCGGCAATATTCCCGGCGTCACCCAGACCATCCCGCTGGCCATCTACGACTATGCCAGTTCCCCCACAAGCGAAGATCTTGCACTGTCGCTTTGTGCCGTGTCCATCGCCATTTCAGTGCTAGTTCTCTTCTCCCATGAAGTATTCGGCAAGAAGCTGGCAAGGAGGAGGTGA
- a CDS encoding DVU_1553 family AMP-dependent CoA ligase: protein MLCTSQDEIKRVVTLQSSGTTGQPKRIYFTAEDLEATVDFFAHGMATLVAPGATVLIFLPGELRDSVGDLLARALVRTKVNPVVWGPVRDPAAARAEIMKHPRPCLVGIPTQMLALARGDLAGAIPRGWVESVLLSTDYVPEAIERELEQLWGCRVLTHYGMTETGLGGGVECQAGEGYHLREADLYTEIIDPGTGLTVADGEEGEVVFTTISRRGMPLVRYRTGDLARLIKEPCPCGTVLKRLGRVQGRIAAEVALKDGRRLRMNELDEALFAIPGVLDYRAEIEVRVGRDQLRLCFQTVKGEEEQVARKARSALLSQDATRVLWRDKVLALGSITFCPTGWPGTGVAKRQILDRRGIDLSQRASSCSAVITALRI, encoded by the coding sequence ATGTTGTGCACGTCGCAGGACGAGATCAAAAGGGTGGTAACGCTGCAGAGTTCGGGAACCACCGGCCAGCCCAAGAGGATTTACTTCACAGCCGAGGACCTGGAGGCCACCGTCGACTTCTTCGCGCACGGGATGGCGACCCTGGTGGCTCCGGGCGCCACGGTGCTCATCTTTCTCCCCGGGGAGTTGCGGGACAGCGTGGGCGATCTGTTGGCGCGGGCCCTGGTCAGGACAAAGGTGAACCCGGTGGTGTGGGGACCGGTGCGTGACCCGGCTGCGGCGCGAGCGGAAATAATGAAGCACCCTCGCCCCTGCCTGGTCGGAATCCCCACCCAGATGCTGGCCCTGGCACGCGGGGACCTCGCGGGGGCGATTCCGAGGGGGTGGGTGGAGAGCGTCCTTCTTTCCACCGATTACGTTCCGGAGGCAATAGAGCGGGAGCTGGAGCAGCTTTGGGGCTGCCGGGTGCTGACACATTACGGCATGACCGAGACCGGCCTGGGAGGAGGGGTCGAATGCCAGGCCGGGGAGGGGTACCACCTGCGCGAGGCGGATCTTTACACCGAAATCATCGACCCTGGCACCGGATTGACTGTGGCCGACGGGGAGGAAGGGGAGGTGGTATTCACGACCATTTCCCGTCGCGGCATGCCGCTGGTGCGTTACCGGACCGGTGATCTGGCACGTCTTATCAAAGAACCATGCCCCTGCGGCACCGTGCTGAAGCGCCTTGGACGGGTGCAGGGCAGGATCGCGGCGGAAGTCGCTCTCAAGGACGGGAGACGTCTTCGAATGAACGAGTTGGACGAGGCGCTCTTCGCGATCCCGGGTGTGCTGGACTACAGGGCAGAGATTGAGGTGCGGGTGGGGCGGGACCAGCTTCGTCTTTGCTTTCAAACCGTTAAAGGGGAGGAGGAGCAGGTAGCCCGAAAGGCGAGGTCGGCCCTGCTCAGCCAGGATGCCACGAGGGTGCTTTGGCGGGATAAGGTACTGGCCTTGGGGAGCATCACGTTTTGTCCGACTGGATGGCCGGGGACAGGCGTTGCCAAGCGTCAAATCCTGGACAGGCGGGGAATAGATCTATCCCAGAGAGCCTCAAGCTGTTCAGCGGTCATAACCGCGCTTCGTATCTGA
- the modA gene encoding molybdate ABC transporter substrate-binding protein, with protein sequence MKEPTIKLLCLFCLLLLPVRTLAGEVKLSVAASLKDVVNELADGFAKKHPDVRFQKNYGASGALAKQIESGAPSDMYISANLEWMSYLKNRKLVDAASIGTFTYNTLVFIGSSGKKVSGMNDLFKLHNIAIGSPKSVPAGAYAMEAIKRAGKDKEWENKLVMARDARDCLTYAERGEVDGAFVYLTDALQAKKATVLFTVPQGLYPPVIYPMALTVTGAKNSDAASFYRFLQSAEAKVVLRRYGFVK encoded by the coding sequence ATGAAAGAGCCGACAATTAAGCTGCTGTGTCTTTTCTGTCTTCTGCTATTGCCGGTGCGGACATTGGCTGGCGAGGTCAAACTATCGGTCGCAGCCAGTCTCAAGGACGTGGTGAATGAATTGGCTGACGGTTTTGCCAAGAAGCATCCCGACGTAAGATTTCAGAAAAATTATGGTGCTTCGGGCGCTCTGGCAAAGCAGATAGAAAGCGGTGCGCCATCCGACATGTACATCTCAGCAAACCTTGAGTGGATGAGCTATTTGAAGAACAGGAAATTGGTGGATGCAGCAAGTATCGGCACCTTCACCTACAATACGCTGGTTTTTATAGGCTCTTCAGGCAAGAAGGTATCCGGCATGAATGATCTCTTCAAACTCCACAACATCGCTATCGGCAGCCCGAAGAGTGTTCCGGCAGGAGCATATGCCATGGAGGCTATCAAAAGAGCCGGCAAGGACAAAGAATGGGAGAACAAGCTGGTCATGGCCAGAGACGCGCGCGACTGTCTCACCTACGCCGAACGGGGAGAGGTAGATGGCGCATTTGTTTACCTGACCGATGCGCTGCAGGCAAAGAAGGCAACAGTTCTCTTCACCGTTCCTCAGGGACTCTATCCGCCGGTGATCTACCCCATGGCTCTGACTGTCACCGGAGCGAAGAACAGTGACGCTGCTTCATTTTATAGGTTCCTCCAAAGTGCGGAGGCCAAAGTCGTTTTGAGAAGATACGGCTTTGTGAAATAA
- the kdpB gene encoding potassium-transporting ATPase subunit KdpB has product MSKHAPEPISMFDARILKPALLESIKKLDPRGLWRNPVMLCVEIASCITLITFVMSLTGANREPAWFTGLVSIWLWLTVIFATFAEALAEGRGKARAASLRKSRTEVTAKRLKNPEYGSSYETVAAESLRKDDYILVEAHEMIAGDGDVVAGAALVNEAAVTGESAPVVRESGGDRSAVTGGTEVIANSIIVRITANPGETFLDRMISLIEGAKRRKTPNEIALEVLLIALTLVFLLVCANISPLSVYSVKAAGHGTPVSLTVLVALFVCLAPTTIAALLPAIGIAGMDRLFQKNVIALSGRAIEAAGDVNVLLLDKTGTITLGNREAVELVPVGGHTEKELAEAALIASLTDETPEGRSVVALARKKYGMSMESLPADAQSIAFSAETRLSGVDVGGRKYRKGASDSAISFVKDMGAAIIPANLKDVVDKIARAGATPLVVCCDAEIFGVINLKDIIKGGIQERFQQLRSMGIKTVMITGDNPLTAAAIAAEAQVDDFLAQAKPEDKLRLIKENQEQGFMVAMTGDGTNDAPALAQADVAVAMNTGTQPAREAANIIDLDSNPTKVLDIVEVGKQILMTRGNLTTFSISNDVAKYFAIIPAMMLSIYPQLNVLNVMHLASPFSAILSAVIFNALIIPVLVPLALKGTKFRPMPAEKLLIHNLLIYGLGGMIAPFVGIKAIDMVVALFA; this is encoded by the coding sequence ATGTCCAAACACGCACCGGAACCCATATCCATGTTCGATGCGCGGATCCTGAAGCCCGCGCTGCTGGAATCGATAAAGAAGCTCGACCCGAGAGGGCTGTGGCGTAATCCCGTCATGCTGTGCGTCGAGATCGCCAGCTGCATCACCCTGATCACCTTCGTCATGTCGCTCACCGGCGCCAACAGGGAGCCGGCCTGGTTCACAGGCCTAGTCTCCATTTGGCTCTGGCTCACCGTTATCTTTGCCACCTTCGCCGAGGCGCTGGCGGAAGGGCGCGGCAAGGCCCGCGCCGCAAGCCTCAGGAAGAGCCGTACCGAGGTGACTGCCAAACGCCTGAAAAACCCGGAATACGGCAGCTCTTACGAGACCGTCGCCGCGGAATCGCTCAGAAAGGACGATTACATACTGGTCGAGGCTCACGAGATGATCGCCGGTGACGGCGACGTCGTGGCAGGAGCCGCCCTGGTCAACGAAGCCGCGGTGACCGGCGAATCCGCTCCGGTGGTGCGGGAATCAGGCGGCGACCGGAGCGCGGTCACCGGCGGCACGGAAGTGATCGCCAACTCCATCATCGTGAGGATCACGGCCAATCCTGGCGAAACCTTCCTCGATCGGATGATCTCGCTGATCGAGGGGGCAAAGCGGAGAAAAACCCCGAACGAGATCGCCCTGGAGGTGCTCCTCATCGCGCTCACCCTGGTCTTCCTGCTGGTCTGCGCCAACATAAGCCCTCTCTCCGTCTACTCCGTAAAGGCGGCGGGACATGGGACTCCGGTATCGCTCACCGTGCTGGTGGCGCTGTTCGTCTGTCTGGCTCCGACCACCATCGCGGCGCTCCTTCCCGCCATCGGCATCGCGGGAATGGACCGGCTCTTCCAGAAAAACGTCATCGCCCTCTCCGGTCGCGCCATCGAGGCCGCAGGCGACGTCAACGTGCTCCTGCTGGACAAGACAGGCACCATCACGCTGGGCAATCGCGAGGCGGTGGAACTGGTCCCGGTTGGTGGGCACACCGAGAAGGAATTGGCTGAAGCCGCGCTGATCGCATCGCTGACCGACGAGACTCCGGAGGGGAGGAGCGTCGTGGCCCTGGCCAGGAAAAAGTACGGCATGAGCATGGAGTCGCTTCCTGCAGACGCGCAGAGCATCGCCTTCAGCGCCGAAACGCGCCTCTCCGGCGTCGATGTCGGCGGGAGGAAGTACCGCAAGGGCGCCTCGGACTCCGCAATTTCCTTCGTGAAGGACATGGGCGCAGCCATTATCCCCGCGAACCTCAAAGACGTGGTCGACAAGATTGCCCGAGCTGGCGCCACTCCGCTCGTGGTCTGCTGCGATGCGGAGATATTCGGGGTTATCAATCTGAAGGACATCATCAAAGGCGGCATCCAAGAGCGCTTTCAGCAACTGCGTAGCATGGGGATCAAAACAGTCATGATCACCGGCGACAACCCCCTTACCGCCGCGGCAATCGCGGCAGAGGCCCAGGTGGACGACTTCTTGGCCCAGGCCAAACCGGAAGACAAGCTGCGTCTCATCAAGGAGAACCAGGAGCAAGGGTTTATGGTGGCCATGACCGGCGACGGTACCAATGACGCTCCGGCGCTGGCCCAGGCGGACGTCGCGGTTGCGATGAACACCGGCACCCAGCCAGCGCGCGAGGCGGCAAACATCATCGACCTTGACTCCAACCCGACCAAGGTACTGGACATCGTGGAGGTGGGTAAACAGATCCTGATGACGCGGGGAAACCTGACCACCTTCAGCATCTCCAACGACGTTGCAAAGTATTTCGCCATCATCCCGGCCATGATGTTGTCGATCTACCCGCAATTGAACGTCTTGAATGTGATGCACCTTGCCAGCCCTTTCAGCGCGATACTCTCAGCGGTCATTTTCAACGCGCTGATCATACCTGTACTGGTGCCGCTGGCGCTTAAAGGAACGAAGTTCCGTCCCATGCCTGCCGAGAAGCTCTTGATCCACAACCTGCTCATATACGGTCTGGGTGGCATGATCGCTCCCTTCGTCGGCATCAAGGCAATAGACATGGTGGTAGCTCTATTTGCCTGA
- the kdpC gene encoding potassium-transporting ATPase subunit KdpC, translating to MKDIRSALVMFILFTIICGGIYPSVVTGIANAVFPKQAQGSFVTGKDHRVVGSSLIGQPFSDAKYFWPRPSATVDFGYNSMASGGSNSGPTNPEYLKTVAERVKTLHDAGAAGSIPTALVQASGSGLDPDISPEAARIQVARVAKVRGMTAEQVERILAAHTRERQLGFLGEPRVNVLELNLALDNRENR from the coding sequence ATGAAAGATATTCGATCAGCACTAGTCATGTTCATCCTGTTCACCATCATCTGCGGCGGGATCTATCCTTCCGTGGTAACCGGCATTGCCAATGCGGTATTCCCTAAACAGGCACAGGGGAGCTTCGTCACTGGCAAGGACCATCGGGTGGTGGGTTCTTCATTGATAGGCCAGCCCTTCTCCGATGCGAAGTACTTCTGGCCCCGCCCCTCGGCCACGGTCGATTTCGGCTACAACTCCATGGCATCGGGGGGATCCAACTCCGGTCCGACCAACCCTGAGTACCTCAAAACCGTTGCCGAGAGGGTCAAAACGCTGCATGATGCAGGCGCCGCGGGATCCATCCCGACCGCTCTGGTCCAGGCCTCCGGCAGCGGCCTCGACCCCGACATCTCCCCTGAGGCGGCAAGGATTCAAGTGGCGCGTGTCGCAAAGGTACGCGGCATGACGGCTGAGCAGGTCGAAAGGATCCTGGCCGCCCACACCAGGGAGCGCCAACTTGGCTTTCTGGGCGAGCCGCGGGTGAACGTGCTTGAACTGAACCTGGCGCTGGATAACCGGGAGAATCGCTAG
- a CDS encoding GNAT family N-acetyltransferase yields MTQLRIRPAQASDCSTLTDISFQAKRHWKYPDEYMELWKEELTITAAYIANNTVFVGELEGEPVGFYSLAEMKDDLKVGTILIEKGVWLDHMFIYPKHIGKRIGTEFTAHMKSYLAGKKVDAVLIFVDPNAEGFYGKVGAKFRRDSDSSIPGRTIPVYELAIT; encoded by the coding sequence GTGACACAACTCAGGATACGACCTGCGCAAGCGTCTGACTGCAGTACCCTGACTGATATATCGTTTCAGGCGAAAAGACATTGGAAATACCCTGATGAGTACATGGAGCTTTGGAAAGAGGAGCTAACCATAACGGCTGCTTACATCGCGAACAATACGGTATTTGTTGGAGAGCTTGAAGGCGAACCTGTAGGGTTTTATTCCCTTGCTGAAATGAAAGATGACCTGAAGGTCGGAACCATTTTGATAGAAAAAGGCGTGTGGTTGGATCACATGTTCATCTATCCGAAGCATATAGGTAAAAGGATAGGAACAGAATTCACGGCACATATGAAATCCTATCTCGCCGGCAAGAAGGTCGATGCAGTTCTTATTTTCGTGGACCCAAATGCCGAAGGCTTCTATGGGAAGGTCGGTGCGAAATTTAGACGGGATTCGGATTCGAGCATCCCGGGCCGTACCATACCGGTCTACGAACTGGCAATCACCTGA
- the kdpA gene encoding potassium-transporting ATPase subunit KdpA: protein MNAYEWIQSVVLFAVLLLAIKPMGSFMAKIFQGDRTFLSRLLVPCESFIYRVCGIDKDEEMGWQQYAWALLLFNLICGVALFFILLLQGVLPLNPQKFPAFSWHLALNTAVSFMTNTNWQNYGGESTASYFTQTFGFAVHNFLSAATGIVVAIATIRGFVRRRVSKIGNFYVDIARCTLYLLLPVSLVFAVFLVSQGVIQNFSGYRTVPLVQATSYLKPKLDATGNALKDPKGNSITETIQVKEVTIPMGPVASQEAIKELGTNGGGFFNANSAHPYENPTPLANVVEVFLMLLIGGSLTYTFGVMAGNTRQGWAILAVMLAILVTAVGTLYWAETSGNPLVAKLGVHGVNMEGKETRFGVAGTSLFTSAATGTSCGAVNAMHDSMTPIGGMIPLSLILLSEVVVGGVGTGLYTMIAFVVISVFIAGLMIGRTPELLGKKIEVREMWMSIITVLTSGILVLIFSGLALVVPSAVSSMANPGAHGLSEVLYAFASMSNNNGSAFAGLNGNTIFYNVTGAIAMFLGRFAPIVASLAMAGSLAQKKFIPASLGTLPTDKIPFALWLTLVILIVGALTFFPALSLGPIVEHLIMLGGK, encoded by the coding sequence ATGAACGCATATGAATGGATACAGTCGGTGGTTCTTTTCGCGGTCCTATTGTTGGCAATAAAGCCGATGGGAAGCTTTATGGCCAAGATCTTCCAGGGGGACAGGACGTTTCTCTCGCGGTTGTTGGTCCCCTGTGAGAGTTTTATTTACCGCGTCTGCGGCATCGACAAGGACGAGGAAATGGGGTGGCAGCAGTACGCCTGGGCCCTGCTTCTGTTTAACCTCATCTGCGGCGTCGCCCTCTTTTTCATACTTCTGCTCCAGGGGGTCCTTCCTCTGAATCCACAGAAGTTCCCTGCCTTTTCCTGGCATTTGGCGCTCAACACGGCCGTCAGCTTCATGACCAACACCAACTGGCAAAATTACGGCGGCGAATCGACGGCAAGCTACTTCACCCAGACGTTCGGCTTTGCAGTGCACAACTTCCTATCGGCCGCCACCGGCATCGTCGTTGCGATCGCCACCATTCGCGGGTTTGTCCGGCGCAGGGTTTCCAAGATCGGCAACTTCTACGTCGACATCGCCAGGTGCACTCTGTACCTCCTGCTCCCCGTCTCCCTTGTCTTCGCGGTCTTCCTGGTTTCCCAGGGGGTGATCCAGAACTTCAGCGGCTATCGGACGGTGCCGCTGGTCCAGGCGACCAGCTACCTAAAGCCCAAACTGGATGCAACAGGTAACGCGCTGAAGGACCCCAAAGGGAACAGCATTACCGAAACCATCCAGGTTAAGGAGGTCACCATCCCCATGGGACCGGTCGCCTCCCAGGAGGCTATCAAGGAACTGGGCACCAACGGCGGCGGGTTCTTCAACGCCAATTCGGCGCATCCTTACGAGAATCCGACCCCGCTCGCCAATGTCGTCGAGGTCTTCCTGATGCTCCTCATCGGCGGCAGCCTCACCTACACCTTCGGGGTGATGGCAGGCAATACGCGACAGGGGTGGGCTATTCTGGCGGTGATGTTGGCCATCCTGGTGACGGCGGTCGGGACCCTCTACTGGGCCGAGACGAGCGGCAATCCCCTGGTCGCCAAACTCGGGGTGCACGGAGTCAATATGGAAGGTAAGGAGACTCGCTTCGGCGTCGCCGGGACTTCCCTGTTCACTTCCGCCGCAACCGGCACCTCCTGCGGAGCCGTCAACGCCATGCACGATTCCATGACCCCGATAGGCGGAATGATCCCCCTGTCGCTGATCCTCCTCTCGGAAGTGGTGGTCGGCGGGGTGGGAACCGGCCTATACACCATGATCGCCTTCGTGGTGATCTCGGTCTTCATTGCGGGGTTGATGATCGGCCGCACTCCGGAGCTGCTCGGGAAAAAGATCGAGGTGCGCGAGATGTGGATGTCGATCATCACCGTGCTTACTTCCGGAATACTGGTGCTGATCTTTTCGGGCCTTGCGCTTGTGGTCCCGTCCGCCGTCTCCTCTATGGCTAATCCGGGCGCGCACGGGCTCTCGGAGGTGCTCTACGCCTTCGCCTCCATGTCCAACAATAACGGCAGCGCCTTCGCGGGGCTAAACGGCAACACCATCTTCTACAACGTAACCGGCGCGATTGCCATGTTCCTCGGGCGCTTCGCCCCCATTGTCGCCTCGCTTGCCATGGCGGGGTCCCTGGCGCAGAAGAAGTTCATTCCCGCCAGCCTCGGAACTCTTCCCACGGACAAGATACCCTTCGCACTATGGCTGACGCTGGTGATACTCATCGTCGGTGCGCTCACCTTCTTCCCCGCCCTTTCGCTGGGGCCGATCGTCGAACACCTGATCATGCTGGGAGGTAAGTAA